The following coding sequences lie in one Arachis stenosperma cultivar V10309 chromosome 5, arast.V10309.gnm1.PFL2, whole genome shotgun sequence genomic window:
- the LOC130981448 gene encoding floral homeotic protein GLOBOSA-like, producing MGRGRLSMELIQKEKARKTTFVKRKNGLMKKVDEFSTLCGVDVCLIIYGPNFDGQRPTKPETWPQDTDQVRRIIQKYHNTTSDRPPRIYDIEKYYRDRVKKVEGEISKVHKEKEKLKPKITYPTWDTSFNDLREDQLIMFARILDSKIVCCNQRINMLKQNPKGKAIMVESKDNVDENVFATLYLASSNPSSYLNFMPNKSQQAQFIPHLPMTPIIDYTTQLPFYPSQLGGSSSQSSTLHFDQNSMQLMGKNGTLDWKQPVGTFSTHDIQVDFLNYTGDGSNNQNSSSPCYYNGNIQSVHPYSFALPQYEDVPPEFQVNGL from the coding sequence ATGGGTCGTGGAAGACTATCAATGGAGCTAATTCAGAAAGAAAAAGCTAGGAAGACAACATTTGTAAAGAGAAAGAATGGATTAATGAAGAAAGTGGACGAGTTCTCCACTCTTTGTGGTGTTGATGTTTGTTTAATTATCTATGGCCCCAACTTTGATGGTCAAAGACCCACCAAACCTGAGACATGGCCCCAAGACACCGACCAGGTACGCCGAATCATTCAAAAGTACCATAACACAACAAGTGATAGACCTCCTAGGATCTATGATATTGAAAAGTATTATAGAGATAGGGTTAAGAAAGTTGAAGGTGAGATTTCTAAGGTGCACAAGGAGAAGGAGAAGCTTAAGCCCAAGATCACATATCCTACTTGGGATACCTCATTCAATGATCTTAGGGAAGACCAACTGATAATGTTTGCTCGAATTTTGGATTCTAAGATTGTGTGTTGCAATCAAAGAATCAACATGCTAAAGCAAAATCCCAAGGGAAAAGCAATAATGGTAGAATCAAAAGACAATGTTGATGAGAATGTTTTTGCTACTCTTTACTTGGCTTCATCAAACCCTAGTAGCTACCTTAATTTTATGCCAAACAAGTCTCAGCAAGCACAGTTTATTCCTCACCTTCCCATGACACCCATTATTGATTATACCACCCAATTACCATTCTACCCTTCGCAATTAGGGGGAAGTTCATCACAATCTTCCACTCTTCATTTTGACCAAAATAGTATGCAACTTATGGGAAAAAATGGGACTTTGGATTGGAAGCAACCAGTTGGTACTTTTAGCACTCATGATATACAAGTTGATTTTCTAAATTACACTGGAGATGGAAGCAACAACCAGAACTCTTCATCGCCATGCTATTACAATGGGAATATACAATCTGTGCATCCATATAGTTTTGCTCTACCTCAATACGAAGATGTGCCTCCTGAGTTTCAAGTTAATGGACTCTGA